One window from the genome of Enterococcus haemoperoxidus ATCC BAA-382 encodes:
- a CDS encoding glycosyltransferase family 2 protein: MISVCIATYNGEKYLEEQLDSILPQMDSCDELIISDDGSKDTTLDIIKRYIAQDHRIKFFRGPGKGVIANFEFAINQSQGEFIFLADQDDVWLPEKVQTTLDFFAAQPKIDLVISDLVIVNEHLEVIEPSYFEYRKVRLGFLHNIVKNKYIGAGMAFRSRLKTRILPIPAKVPMHDMWIGLIAAYRNKSALIPQKLTLYRRHSNNASEINTKASFFQQLKWRCAISYVLFKRIFFNS, translated from the coding sequence ATGATCTCAGTTTGTATTGCCACATATAATGGAGAAAAATATTTAGAAGAACAGCTTGATAGTATTTTGCCTCAAATGGACTCTTGTGATGAGCTGATAATATCAGATGATGGATCTAAAGATACAACATTGGATATTATCAAGCGTTATATAGCACAAGATCATCGGATAAAATTCTTTAGAGGGCCAGGCAAAGGTGTGATTGCTAATTTTGAATTTGCGATCAATCAAAGTCAGGGTGAATTTATTTTCTTAGCAGATCAAGATGATGTCTGGCTGCCTGAAAAAGTTCAAACGACATTAGATTTTTTTGCTGCTCAACCTAAAATAGATTTAGTGATCAGCGACTTAGTAATCGTAAATGAACATTTGGAAGTGATCGAGCCTTCGTATTTTGAGTATCGAAAAGTGAGATTAGGCTTTCTTCACAACATCGTAAAAAATAAATATATTGGTGCAGGCATGGCTTTTCGCAGCAGGTTAAAGACAAGAATCTTACCAATTCCTGCCAAAGTTCCTATGCATGATATGTGGATTGGTTTGATTGCGGCATATAGAAACAAGAGCGCATTGATACCTCAAAAGCTTACCTTGTATCGTAGACATAGCAACAATGCGAGTGAAATCAATACAAAAGCCAGTTTTTTTCAACAATTGAAATGGCGTTGTGCAATTAGTTATGTACTTTTCAAAAGAATATTTTTTAATTCATAG
- a CDS encoding glycosyltransferase family 2 protein, which produces MNDRITISIVTHNSRHIFDVLDNLKIELGLESNYDIHIFDNASEQSYIDKLERYRPFIFLHKTEENKGFGYGHNQVLKKVDTCYAVIFNPDVLIRKDALDKMILRIKENEQLAAVCPKVLNSDGTTQYLVRQKLDVFDYMLRFVPFQSVKKLFDKRLSYYECRDLPDNQTTYIKMGSGCFMLIDVDKFKEIGGFDERYFMYFEDNDLCLSFGNAGYKILYTPFETVIHLYEKGAHKNKQLFKIFLQSMIKFFNKWGWRFF; this is translated from the coding sequence ATGAATGATAGAATAACGATTTCCATTGTTACTCACAATAGCCGTCATATTTTTGATGTGCTTGATAATTTAAAAATTGAATTAGGTCTAGAATCAAATTATGACATACATATATTTGACAATGCTTCCGAGCAAAGTTATATAGATAAACTTGAACGTTACCGTCCATTTATTTTCTTGCACAAAACTGAAGAAAATAAAGGTTTTGGATATGGTCACAATCAGGTTTTGAAAAAGGTTGATACCTGTTATGCTGTCATCTTTAATCCCGATGTTTTGATTAGAAAAGATGCGTTGGATAAAATGATTTTGCGGATAAAAGAAAATGAGCAGTTGGCAGCTGTTTGTCCTAAGGTCTTGAACTCAGACGGTACAACACAATATTTAGTACGTCAAAAACTTGATGTATTCGATTATATGCTGCGGTTTGTTCCGTTTCAATCAGTCAAAAAGTTATTTGATAAGCGGTTAAGTTATTATGAATGCCGTGATTTACCAGATAATCAAACAACCTATATCAAAATGGGTTCCGGCTGTTTTATGTTGATTGATGTTGATAAGTTTAAAGAGATTGGCGGTTTTGATGAGCGGTACTTCATGTATTTTGAAGATAATGATCTTTGTTTGAGCTTTGGAAATGCAGGTTATAAAATTTTGTATACACCATTTGAAACGGTGATTCACTTATATGAAAAAGGTGCACACAAAAATAAGCAATTATTTAAAATATTTTTACAATCAATGATTAAATTTTTCAATAAATGGGGCTGGAGGTTTTTCTAG
- a CDS encoding TetR/AcrR family transcriptional regulator codes for MARKKTITKDQILNAAYEVVATEGFSKFTARNIATKMKCSTQPIYLEFKNMDDLKEELFEKIHQYLAKEVFPVTHTGNTIVDLALNYIHFAKNESKLYRALYLEEYGGGKRMQEFSYSYFSNSVKQDSEYEKLNDTEINSLHMGTWIVATGIAALMTSGIIHPSDQQIERLMREAIDQILERDEPIDIDS; via the coding sequence ATGGCAAGAAAAAAAACAATTACTAAAGATCAGATTTTAAATGCTGCATACGAAGTAGTGGCCACTGAAGGCTTTTCGAAATTCACCGCACGAAACATTGCAACCAAAATGAAATGCTCAACACAACCTATTTACTTAGAATTTAAAAATATGGATGATTTAAAAGAAGAGTTATTTGAAAAGATTCATCAATATTTGGCGAAAGAAGTATTTCCTGTCACACATACAGGCAATACCATTGTGGATCTAGCGCTAAATTATATTCACTTTGCTAAAAATGAAAGTAAGTTATATCGCGCGTTATATTTAGAAGAATACGGCGGCGGAAAAAGAATGCAGGAATTTTCATACAGTTACTTTTCTAATTCGGTTAAACAAGATTCTGAATATGAAAAACTGAATGATACAGAAATCAACTCTCTTCATATGGGAACCTGGATTGTTGCAACGGGAATTGCAGCATTGATGACTTCTGGTATCATTCATCCAAGTGATCAACAAATCGAACGTTTGATGAGAGAAGCAATCGATCAGATATTAGAGCGGGATGAACCAATCGATATCGATAGTTAA
- a CDS encoding YihY/virulence factor BrkB family protein codes for MKLVDKVKNNEKLMRFIETTQHRMIDSEIGNTSVVVAYYLLLSLFPLLIAVGNLLPYLHIDPNEVLPYIAEAIPKAIFDDLKPAIQSLLTQRSGGLLSISALAALWSASQSINALQTAMNKAFGVEQRKNFIIVRIMSLLVILLFMIAIVGVVGVLGLGKTILDLLQPIFHFSTDFIDTFQALKWPVTSLVLLVIMCLIYRVVPNAKLNFRSIIPGAVFATVGWMLLSQAFGLYIKYFSSKIASYQIIGSFIILMLWLNFAATIIILGGIINAVVKEYISNEKIQHRYGLINRLVDKIKEKLKK; via the coding sequence ATGAAACTGGTGGACAAGGTAAAGAACAATGAAAAGTTAATGCGTTTCATTGAAACAACACAACATCGTATGATTGATTCAGAGATTGGAAATACGTCGGTCGTTGTGGCGTACTATTTACTTTTGTCCCTGTTTCCTCTATTGATTGCGGTGGGAAATCTCCTGCCGTATTTACATATTGATCCAAACGAAGTGCTACCATATATCGCTGAAGCAATTCCAAAGGCCATTTTTGATGACTTAAAACCCGCAATCCAATCCCTGTTGACACAACGTTCTGGCGGCTTGCTTTCGATCTCTGCATTGGCAGCTTTATGGAGTGCTAGTCAAAGTATCAACGCACTGCAGACAGCAATGAATAAAGCCTTTGGTGTTGAGCAACGTAAAAACTTTATTATTGTCCGCATAATGTCTTTGCTTGTTATTCTATTGTTCATGATAGCAATTGTCGGTGTTGTCGGTGTTTTAGGTTTAGGCAAAACGATTTTAGATTTATTACAACCAATATTCCATTTTTCAACTGATTTTATTGATACCTTTCAAGCGTTGAAGTGGCCGGTCACGTCATTGGTCTTACTTGTTATTATGTGTTTGATTTATCGTGTCGTTCCTAATGCGAAGCTGAATTTTCGTTCGATTATCCCAGGTGCTGTGTTCGCGACTGTGGGCTGGATGTTATTGTCACAAGCATTTGGTTTGTATATTAAATACTTCAGCTCAAAAATCGCCAGCTATCAAATTATAGGAAGTTTTATTATATTGATGTTGTGGCTGAATTTTGCGGCAACGATCATTATTTTAGGTGGTATCATCAATGCCGTGGTCAAAGAATATATATCGAATGAAAAAATTCAGCACCGCTATGGTTTGATTAACCGACTAGTGGATAAAATAAAAGAAAAATTAAAGAAATAG
- a CDS encoding glycosyltransferase family 4 protein produces the protein MSMFIYEIVIRLFLTFILSLITTPIVKLLAFRIGAYDAPGERRINTKNMPTAGGLGIYFVFSFSCLVMFQSIIPFNYIWPIILGAGIVVATGLIDDIYELSPKKKTLGILLGALVIYFVAEIRIDAVTLPLLGHIDLRWFSLPLTLFWIFAITNAVNLIDGLDGLASGVSIISLTTIGVIGYFFLHAKTVYIPIVIFVLVASIAGFFPYNFYPAKVFLGDTGALFLGFMIAVMSLQGLKNATFITVITPMIILGVPITDTVYAIIRRLMNKRPISSADKMHLHHRLLSLGFTHKGAVMTIYGLALVFSFVALLFSYASNVASILLIVFSAIGLELFIEMIGLVGENHQPLMYILRMFGNREFRHQQLEKRLGKHSKKK, from the coding sequence ATGTCGATGTTTATTTATGAAATTGTTATCCGTCTATTTCTGACGTTTATTTTATCGTTGATTACAACGCCAATCGTTAAATTGCTGGCGTTTAGAATAGGAGCATATGATGCTCCAGGGGAAAGAAGGATAAATACTAAAAATATGCCAACGGCTGGCGGGTTAGGGATTTATTTTGTTTTTTCATTTTCTTGCTTGGTTATGTTTCAGTCGATTATACCGTTCAATTATATCTGGCCGATCATTTTAGGGGCAGGAATCGTTGTTGCAACGGGGTTGATAGATGATATTTATGAATTGTCTCCGAAGAAAAAAACGCTGGGGATTTTGCTTGGTGCATTAGTCATCTATTTTGTGGCAGAGATTCGAATTGACGCTGTCACATTACCTTTATTAGGGCACATAGATTTGCGTTGGTTTAGTTTACCTTTGACGTTGTTTTGGATATTTGCCATTACAAATGCGGTTAATTTGATTGATGGTTTGGATGGACTCGCTTCAGGGGTTTCGATTATTAGTTTAACAACAATCGGAGTTATCGGTTACTTTTTTCTTCATGCTAAAACTGTCTATATTCCTATTGTGATTTTTGTTTTGGTTGCAAGTATTGCAGGATTTTTTCCGTATAATTTTTATCCAGCTAAAGTTTTTCTAGGAGATACGGGCGCTTTATTTTTAGGGTTTATGATTGCAGTTATGTCTTTGCAAGGGTTAAAAAATGCAACGTTTATCACGGTAATCACCCCCATGATTATTTTAGGTGTACCAATCACAGATACTGTTTATGCGATTATTCGCCGCTTAATGAATAAGCGACCGATTTCATCAGCAGATAAAATGCACTTACATCATCGTTTGTTGTCACTTGGTTTTACTCATAAAGGTGCTGTGATGACAATTTATGGTTTAGCATTGGTCTTTTCGTTCGTAGCGTTGCTATTTAGCTATGCAAGTAATGTTGCGTCGATTTTATTGATTGTTTTTAGTGCGATTGGGTTAGAATTATTTATAGAAATGATTGGACTGGTGGGTGAAAACCATCAACCGCTGATGTATATTTTGCGCATGTTTGGAAATCGAGAGTTTCGTCATCAGCAGTTAGAAAAAAGATTAGGAAAACATTCTAAGAAAAAGTAA
- a CDS encoding glycosyltransferase → MENKLVMTIVLYQSEFSKTPSYAYIKKVISEKKSAYLFIYDNSQNAQDDELFYLENVCYVHDGANPGLAKAYNAGGRYLREVHGDLMLLLDQDTLLDESYLETLLGLPLDKGVGAYVPIVSSHGRQISPVFSDKYVGRKSEFPKPGIYSERLMSINSGTVLPTATLSSIGSFNLDFPLDFLDHWLFWKIHQLDKTISVLDHHLVHDLSVLDYRAINSKRYESIISGETLFYKKYDQDKFYNHRKHLLLRTVKQFLRVKNRKIWRRTYLEYRSLMKGK, encoded by the coding sequence GTGGAGAATAAGTTGGTTATGACGATCGTTTTATATCAATCTGAATTCTCAAAAACACCCAGTTATGCTTATATAAAAAAAGTGATATCGGAAAAAAAATCAGCGTATCTATTTATTTACGATAACAGTCAAAACGCACAAGATGATGAATTGTTTTATCTGGAAAATGTTTGTTATGTTCATGATGGAGCGAATCCGGGATTGGCTAAAGCGTATAACGCAGGAGGTCGGTATCTTAGAGAAGTTCATGGTGACTTGATGTTGTTATTGGATCAAGATACTTTGCTTGATGAGAGTTATCTTGAAACGCTTTTAGGTTTGCCGTTAGATAAAGGGGTTGGAGCGTACGTTCCGATTGTCAGTTCTCATGGTAGACAAATATCTCCAGTTTTCTCTGACAAATATGTTGGGCGAAAGTCTGAGTTTCCAAAACCTGGTATCTATTCAGAAAGACTTATGAGCATTAATTCAGGAACCGTACTTCCAACTGCGACACTAAGTAGTATTGGTTCATTTAACTTGGATTTTCCTTTGGACTTTTTAGATCATTGGCTTTTTTGGAAGATTCATCAATTAGATAAAACAATCAGCGTTTTAGATCATCATTTGGTACATGACCTATCTGTGTTGGACTATCGAGCAATAAACAGCAAACGATATGAATCAATCATTAGCGGAGAAACGCTATTTTATAAGAAATATGATCAAGATAAATTTTACAATCACAGAAAACACTTGCTTTTAAGAACGGTCAAACAATTTTTGCGGGTCAAGAATCGTAAAATTTGGCGGCGGACGTATTTAGAGTATCGATCACTAATGAAAGGAAAATAA
- a CDS encoding GNAT family N-acetyltransferase, with protein sequence MEKEVRLMGEEKIDEIFDLAAYAFNAEPTEKRKLRFKNIVTHSLNYGYFSEDTLTSQIISTPFKVAFHGISYQMAGIGCVSSYPEYRGQGGISMIMKQLLTELAENKVELAYLAPFSYPFYRKYGFEQIFEQISYTVKAEDWPNVKATPGKMKRVTYKEAKNVCQQIYSELPSNQRGAVIRDDWWFGYAFGLDDKNRFALYEDELGNLQGYLIYQSSAERFVIKEWGYVTNQAFQSLVRFIGSHNGASREFHLETGSDGTNLSYLMPSPLVEMKITPFMMARIVDLESFLDKYPFTEGDKETYYIKVEDEYGPWNKGIWELEITKTGLSTVRKLEQIPESLTENEVISSTIQVLTQLFMGYRTGSELYFYGKITGQEKLIQTLGQRLVEGKPILADYF encoded by the coding sequence GTGGAAAAAGAAGTACGTCTTATGGGTGAAGAAAAAATTGATGAGATATTTGATTTAGCGGCATATGCTTTTAATGCTGAGCCAACAGAAAAACGAAAATTACGTTTCAAGAATATTGTTACCCATTCTTTGAATTATGGGTATTTTTCAGAGGATACCTTAACAAGTCAAATTATTTCTACACCATTTAAAGTAGCATTTCATGGAATAAGTTATCAAATGGCCGGAATCGGTTGTGTTTCGTCTTATCCTGAATATCGGGGACAAGGCGGTATTTCAATGATTATGAAACAGCTGTTAACAGAGTTAGCTGAAAATAAAGTTGAACTTGCTTACTTAGCCCCATTTTCGTATCCTTTTTATCGAAAATATGGTTTTGAGCAGATATTTGAGCAAATAAGTTATACAGTCAAAGCGGAAGATTGGCCAAACGTGAAGGCCACACCGGGCAAAATGAAACGAGTTACCTATAAAGAAGCCAAAAATGTTTGTCAGCAAATTTATTCTGAGTTACCAAGTAACCAAAGAGGAGCAGTGATTCGTGATGATTGGTGGTTTGGTTACGCATTTGGTCTAGATGATAAGAATCGATTTGCGCTCTATGAAGATGAGTTGGGAAATCTTCAGGGATACTTGATTTATCAATCCAGTGCAGAGCGTTTTGTTATTAAGGAATGGGGCTATGTAACAAATCAAGCCTTTCAATCGCTCGTTCGTTTTATTGGTTCACATAATGGAGCATCACGAGAATTTCATTTAGAAACAGGTTCTGATGGCACAAATCTAAGTTATCTAATGCCGTCTCCTTTAGTAGAAATGAAAATAACGCCTTTTATGATGGCGAGAATCGTTGATTTAGAAAGCTTTCTTGATAAATATCCTTTTACAGAAGGAGATAAAGAAACATATTATATTAAAGTTGAAGATGAGTATGGTCCATGGAATAAAGGCATATGGGAATTGGAAATAACTAAAACGGGTCTGAGTACTGTCAGGAAGCTTGAACAAATTCCTGAATCATTAACAGAAAATGAAGTGATTAGCAGTACGATCCAAGTTTTGACCCAACTTTTTATGGGGTATCGTACAGGAAGTGAATTATATTTTTATGGGAAAATCACAGGACAAGAAAAGCTGATTCAAACATTGGGTCAGCGCTTAGTAGAAGGCAAACCGATTTTAGCAGACTACTTTTAA
- the map gene encoding type I methionyl aminopeptidase, with protein sequence MITLKSPREIEMMDESGELLADVHRHLRTFIKPGVTSWDIEVFVRDFIESHGGIAAQIGFEDYKYATCCSINDEICHGFPRKKPLKDGDLIKVDMCIDLKGAVSDSCWAYVVGKSTPELDHLMEVTKKALYLGIEQAQVGNRIGDIGHAIQTYVESENLSVVRDFVGHGIGPTIHESPVIPHYGEPGKGLRLKEGMVITIEPMVNTGTWRMKMDPNGWTAYTLDGGISCQFEHTLAITKEGPKILTSQGEELTY encoded by the coding sequence ATGATTACACTAAAATCACCAAGAGAAATTGAAATGATGGATGAATCTGGAGAATTACTGGCTGATGTTCATCGTCATTTACGAACATTTATCAAACCAGGTGTTACGAGCTGGGATATTGAAGTATTCGTTAGAGACTTTATTGAAAGCCACGGTGGAATTGCCGCACAAATTGGGTTTGAAGATTATAAATATGCAACATGCTGCAGTATCAATGATGAAATTTGTCATGGCTTTCCTCGTAAAAAACCATTAAAAGATGGCGATTTGATCAAAGTAGATATGTGTATCGATTTAAAAGGTGCGGTATCTGATTCTTGCTGGGCTTATGTAGTAGGTAAATCAACGCCTGAATTGGACCATTTAATGGAAGTTACGAAAAAAGCATTATATCTAGGAATCGAACAAGCACAAGTCGGTAATCGTATTGGCGACATTGGACATGCAATCCAAACATATGTTGAAAGTGAAAATTTATCTGTCGTAAGGGACTTTGTAGGGCATGGCATTGGTCCAACTATTCATGAAAGTCCGGTTATTCCTCATTATGGTGAGCCTGGCAAAGGGTTACGTTTAAAAGAAGGAATGGTTATTACGATCGAACCTATGGTCAATACAGGAACTTGGCGTATGAAAATGGATCCAAATGGCTGGACAGCATATACTTTAGACGGCGGCATCAGCTGCCAGTTTGAACATACATTGGCTATTACGAAAGAAGGACCAAAGATCTTGACTTCTCAAGGAGAAGAATTGACCTATTAA
- a CDS encoding flavodoxin: protein MTLAKIVYASMTGNTEEIADIVAETFENLNIEVEINECTQVDPEDFEDADICVVATYTYGDGELPDEIVDFYEELQEIDLSGKTYGVCGSGDTFYDEFCKSVDDFDAVFTKIGATKGADSVKVDLAAEEEDIQNLEAFAKKLAEATK from the coding sequence ATGACCTTAGCTAAAATCGTTTATGCAAGTATGACTGGAAATACAGAAGAAATCGCAGATATCGTTGCTGAAACTTTTGAAAATTTAAATATTGAAGTTGAAATCAATGAGTGCACACAAGTTGATCCAGAAGATTTTGAAGATGCTGACATCTGTGTTGTTGCGACATATACATATGGTGATGGTGAATTGCCTGATGAAATCGTAGACTTTTATGAAGAATTACAAGAAATCGATTTATCTGGAAAAACGTATGGTGTTTGTGGTTCTGGCGATACTTTTTATGATGAATTCTGTAAATCAGTGGATGACTTTGATGCTGTTTTCACAAAAATCGGTGCTACAAAAGGAGCAGATAGTGTAAAAGTCGATCTAGCTGCTGAAGAAGAAGATATTCAAAATCTCGAAGCCTTTGCTAAGAAATTAGCAGAAGCTACAAAATAG
- a CDS encoding aminopeptidase: MTLPNFNETLKKYARLIVETGVNVQKGQSIVLQISVDQAPLARLITQEAYKLGAGEVIVQWTDDIVQREFLLHADEQHLENIPQYKIDQTDDWVNKGASRISVVSANPDALAGVDTDRVAIFQSASGKALVNLRKATQANKVSWTVVAAAGKEWAAKVFPNLENSEQQVDALWNEIFKTTRVYETDPVAAWKAHDNKLATKADELNKEQFKSLHYTAPGTDLVIGLPKNHLWEGAGSDNVRGEKFMANMPTEEVFTAPDSRHVDGVVSSTKPLSYAGTTISGMKFTFKDGKVTDFSAEQGEEVLAKLLETDEGARHLGEVALVPDPSPISQSGITFFNTLFDENASNHLAFGSAYAFNLQGGTEMSEEELKDAGLNRSHTHVDFMIGSDKMDIDGIREDGTRVPIFRNGDWA; the protein is encoded by the coding sequence ATGACATTACCAAATTTTAATGAAACATTAAAAAAATACGCTAGACTGATTGTTGAAACAGGTGTCAATGTTCAAAAAGGTCAAAGCATTGTTTTACAAATCAGTGTTGATCAAGCACCTTTGGCTCGTTTGATTACACAAGAAGCATATAAATTAGGCGCTGGTGAAGTAATTGTTCAATGGACTGATGATATTGTTCAACGTGAATTTTTACTCCATGCAGATGAACAACATTTAGAAAATATCCCTCAATATAAAATAGACCAAACCGATGACTGGGTCAATAAAGGGGCTAGCCGCATCAGTGTTGTTTCAGCTAATCCTGATGCACTTGCAGGTGTAGACACCGATCGCGTAGCTATTTTCCAATCTGCTTCTGGTAAAGCTCTAGTCAACTTAAGAAAAGCCACTCAGGCGAACAAAGTCAGCTGGACAGTTGTTGCAGCAGCTGGTAAAGAATGGGCAGCTAAAGTTTTTCCTAACCTAGAAAATTCTGAACAACAAGTTGATGCGCTTTGGAATGAAATCTTTAAAACAACTCGTGTTTACGAAACAGATCCTGTGGCTGCATGGAAAGCTCATGACAACAAACTTGCAACAAAAGCAGATGAATTAAACAAAGAACAGTTTAAATCTTTACATTATACTGCGCCAGGAACAGACTTAGTGATTGGCTTGCCAAAAAATCATTTATGGGAAGGGGCTGGCAGTGATAACGTACGTGGTGAAAAATTCATGGCAAACATGCCAACAGAAGAAGTTTTCACTGCTCCTGATAGCCGTCACGTTGATGGCGTCGTTTCTAGCACTAAACCATTAAGTTATGCCGGAACGACTATTTCTGGTATGAAATTTACATTTAAAGATGGTAAAGTGACTGATTTTTCTGCAGAGCAAGGCGAAGAAGTATTAGCAAAATTACTTGAAACAGATGAAGGAGCTCGTCATTTAGGCGAAGTTGCTTTGGTTCCGGACCCCTCACCGATTTCTCAATCAGGAATCACTTTCTTCAATACTCTATTTGACGAAAATGCTTCAAACCATTTAGCTTTTGGTTCTGCATATGCATTTAATCTACAAGGCGGAACTGAAATGAGCGAAGAAGAATTAAAAGATGCTGGTCTAAACCGCAGTCATACTCATGTTGATTTTATGATTGGATCTGACAAAATGGATATCGATGGTATTAGAGAAGACGGCACACGCGTTCCAATCTTCCGCAATGGCGATTGGGCTTAA
- a CDS encoding uracil-DNA glycosylase: MHYPKKLVEAVEQKMQGHNLEGFLPGKGPKNAVLMLVGEAPGETEIRTKIPFSGRSGKKLDGWLAESDLNRDDIYITSAVRSRPFSIKKRLNKKTGIIETKYPNRTPNKTEVLAYAPLLDYEIQTIQPKILAPMGNIGLQRLLGNTFKISNYHGQLLHSPILAYSNETNKLAKTSEEYMLFPIFHPAAIFYNQKLESAIEYDWSSLGSLLKNSELN; the protein is encoded by the coding sequence ATGCATTATCCTAAAAAACTAGTTGAAGCAGTCGAACAAAAAATGCAAGGACACAATTTAGAAGGATTTCTTCCCGGAAAAGGACCTAAGAATGCAGTCTTAATGTTAGTTGGAGAAGCTCCGGGGGAAACAGAAATAAGAACGAAAATCCCTTTTAGTGGCAGATCAGGAAAAAAACTAGATGGTTGGCTAGCTGAATCCGATTTAAACCGAGACGATATTTACATTACGAGTGCAGTTAGAAGCAGACCTTTTAGTATAAAAAAACGACTCAATAAAAAAACCGGAATCATCGAAACCAAATACCCAAATCGAACACCTAATAAAACCGAAGTACTAGCATATGCGCCATTATTAGACTACGAAATACAGACAATTCAGCCAAAAATTCTGGCCCCCATGGGAAATATTGGTTTACAACGGCTTTTAGGGAATACGTTTAAAATTTCAAACTATCATGGACAGTTGCTCCACTCACCCATCTTAGCCTATTCAAACGAGACTAATAAACTTGCTAAAACAAGTGAAGAGTATATGCTATTTCCAATCTTTCACCCTGCAGCTATTTTTTATAATCAAAAACTTGAATCTGCTATTGAGTATGATTGGTCGTCTTTAGGTTCACTTTTAAAGAACAGTGAATTGAATTAG